Genomic segment of Priestia aryabhattai:
GCGATCAGTTGCTCATGCGGAACTTTTAGCTATTGATGAAGCGTGTAAGAAACTAGGGACATGGAGATTGGAAGACGCTACGTTATATGTCACCTTAGAACCATGTCCGATGTGTGCAGGTGCTATTGTATTATCAAGAGTGAAAAGAGTTGTGTTTGGCGCTTATGATCCTAAAGGTGGCTGCGCGGGAACATTGTTAAACTTATTGGAATTTGAAAAGTTTAATCATCAAGCAGAAGTAGTAGGAGGTACGCTAGAAGAAGAATGCGGAAGTCTCTTAACGACCTTCTTCCGTGAGTTACGTCAACGAAAAAAGGCTGGAAAATAGCGCTAAAAAAGTAAGTTTTCTATAGCGGTTGCATTTTTGAATGAAAAGACGTATACTTGTAAATGCATCAACTTGATGCCCAAACTATTGGTTTCAACTTTGCCGTGCTAAGCGGGGAGGTAGCGGTGCCCTGTACTCGCAATCCGCTCTAGCGAGGCCGAATTCCTTCTTGAGGTTAGCTCATCTTAGGGTCTTGCCTTAAGTAAGTGGTGTTGACGTTTGGGTCCTATGCAATGGGAATCTGTGAACCCTGTCAGGTCCGGAAGGAAGCAGCAGTAAGCAGAACCTCTCATGTGCCATGGGGTCGCCTGAACCGAGCTAACTGCTTAAGTAACGCCTGGGGTGGCTAATCGACGGAAGGTGCACGGCAGTTATATACATAAGTTTAGTCTACTCTGTTGGAGTAGGCTTTTTATTTTATCTCTCACTATTTTGAAAAAAAACCTCATAATACGCTATAATGATAACTAATGAATTATATTAAAAGGAGAGGATGTAGTGGCATATCAGGCTCTGTACCGTGTATACCGTCCTCAAAGCTTTAACGACGTAGTCGGTCAACAACATATTATCAAAACACTTCAAAATGCCCTTGTCCAAGAAAAATTTTCGCATGCGTATTTATTTTCTGGGCCTCGAGGGACAGGAAAGACAACTGCTGCTAAAATTTTAGCGAAAGCCGTTAACTGTGAAAAAGCACCCGTTGCTGAACCCTGTAATGAATGTGCAACCTGTCGAGGAATTACTGATGGTTCCATTTCTGATGTAATTGAAATTGATGCAGCTTCTAATAATGGAGTCGATGAAATTCGAGATATCCGTGATAAAGTAAAATATGCACCTAGTG
This window contains:
- the tadA gene encoding tRNA adenosine(34) deaminase TadA → MLNDEKYMRLAIDEALKAKDKLEVPIGAVIVQNDEVIASAYNLRETEQRSVAHAELLAIDEACKKLGTWRLEDATLYVTLEPCPMCAGAIVLSRVKRVVFGAYDPKGGCAGTLLNLLEFEKFNHQAEVVGGTLEEECGSLLTTFFRELRQRKKAGK